In the Hordeum vulgare subsp. vulgare chromosome 7H, MorexV3_pseudomolecules_assembly, whole genome shotgun sequence genome, one interval contains:
- the LOC123410381 gene encoding peroxidase 16-like, whose product MAMRSRGLQMRPRRQQSQSQSQSVLVGVLLLLLATAAPQVAAAAGLSQNYYAKTCPNVEALVRGAVTQKLQETFNAAPGTLRLFFHDCFVRGCDASVLISGPGDEHSAGADTTLSPDALDLITRAKAAVDADASCSNKVSCADILALATRDVVQQAGGPSYPVELGRLDGKVGTRAVVKHSLPGAGFTLDQLNKLFAVNGLTQTDMIALSGGHTIGVTHCDKFVRRLYTFKGARPQYSPPMNLAFLRQMRGTCPLNYSPATVAMLDAVTPLKFDNGYYQTLQQQKGLLSSDQVLFADRRSRATVNHFAANQTAFFDAFVAAMAKLGRIGVKTAGSDGEIRRVCTKVN is encoded by the exons ATGGCAATGAGGTCGAGGGGGTTGCAGATGCGGCCGCGGCGGCAGCAGAGCCAGAGCCAGAGCCAGAGCGTCCTCGTCggcgtgttgctgctgctgctggcgaCGGCGGCGCCGCAGGTCGCAGCGGCGGCGGGGCTGAGCCAGAACTACTACGCCAAGACTTGCCCCAACGTGGAGGCGCTGGTCCGCGGCGCCGTCACCCAGAAGCTGCAGGAGACCTTCAACGCCGCGCCCGGCACCCTCCGCCTCTTCTTCCACGACTGCTTCGTCAGG GGGTGCGACGCGTCGGTGCTCATCTCCGGGCCGGGCGACGAGCACAGCGCGGGCGCGGACACGACGCTGTCGCCGGACGCGCTGGACCTCATCACCCGCGCCAAGGCCGCCGTCGACGCCGACGCCAGCTGCTCCAACAAGGTCTCCTGCGCCGACATCCTCGCCCTCGCCACCCGCGACGTCGTCCAGCAG GCGGGAGGGCCGTCGTACCCGGTGGAGCTGGGGCGGCTGGACGGCAAGGTGGGCACGCGGGCCGTGGTGAAGCACAGCCTCCCCGGCGCCGGCTTCACGCTGGACCAGCTCAACAAGCTCTTCGCCGTCAACGGCCTCACCCAGACCGACATGATCGCCCTCTCAG GGGGGCACACGATCGGGGTGACGCACTGCGACAAGTTCGTGAGGCGGCTGTACACGTTCAAGGGGGCGAGGCCGCAGTACAGCCCGCCGATGAACCTGGCCTTCCTGCGGCAGATGCGGGGGACGTGCCCGCTCAACTACAGCCCGGCCACCGTCGCCATGCTCGACGCCGTCACGCCGCTCAAGTTCGACAACGGCTACTACCAGACGCTGCAGCAGCAGAAGGGCCTGCTGTCGTCCGACCAGGTGCTCTTCGCCGACCGCCGCTCCCGGGCCACCGTCAACCACTTCGCCGCCAACCAGACCGCCTTCTTCGACGCCTTCGTCGCCGCCATGGCCAAGCTCGGCCGCATCGGGGTCAAGACCGCCGGCTCCGACGGCGAGATCCGGCGGGTCTGCACCAAGGTCAACTAA